In one window of Armatimonadota bacterium DNA:
- a CDS encoding tetratricopeptide repeat protein has translation MRSPAHKRFRWVILPALALFVLLYPIGLRIENDRFYPKEYHQPIYNVREGGTIAIMAMMGGFRPMAANLLWLKADQYWHMGASGWWRMVPVLQTICELDPHFIDAWSTFGWHCAWNIYADAPDEDKPKWVETGIAVYERGIRFNPDRYDLYKDLAWLYHDKLKDYERAIPAWQETLKHPDAPMYVRHMLAHCYEITWQVDKAVATWEECLRIDPKDHVAISAVKWWEEQTSSPDKLNAELRRILERENKIRKSRRLPMMEQPFSIR, from the coding sequence ATGCGTAGCCCTGCGCACAAGCGGTTCAGGTGGGTCATCCTCCCCGCGCTGGCCTTGTTCGTGCTGCTCTACCCGATCGGTCTGCGGATAGAGAATGACCGGTTCTACCCCAAGGAGTATCATCAGCCCATCTACAACGTCCGCGAGGGGGGCACGATCGCGATCATGGCCATGATGGGCGGCTTCCGCCCCATGGCCGCCAACCTGCTGTGGCTCAAGGCCGACCAGTACTGGCACATGGGAGCGAGCGGCTGGTGGCGGATGGTGCCGGTGCTGCAGACGATCTGCGAGTTGGATCCGCATTTCATTGACGCGTGGTCAACCTTCGGCTGGCACTGCGCGTGGAACATCTACGCCGACGCGCCGGACGAAGACAAGCCCAAATGGGTGGAGACCGGCATAGCGGTCTACGAGCGCGGCATCCGCTTCAACCCGGACCGCTACGACCTCTACAAGGACCTCGCCTGGCTCTATCACGACAAGCTGAAGGACTACGAGCGGGCGATTCCGGCATGGCAGGAAACGCTCAAGCACCCCGATGCGCCCATGTACGTGCGCCACATGCTCGCCCACTGCTACGAGATCACGTGGCAAGTTGACAAGGCGGTCGCAACCTGGGAGGAATGTCTGCGCATTGACCCCAAGGACCACGTCGCCATATCGGCGGTCAAGTGGTGGGAGGAGCAGACGAGCAGCCCGGACAAGCTCAACGCCGAGCTGCGGCGCATCCTGGAGCGCGAGAACAAGATCCGCAAGAGCCGCCGCCTGCCCATGATGGAGCAGCCGTTCAGCATCCGGTAG
- a CDS encoding diacylglycerol kinase family lipid kinase, whose amino-acid sequence MPRCRALLVANSASGLGRTGRLASAIGAGLSARGVEAELALSGTPVSAGEAAAAAVARGCDRVVVAGGDGTINSVVGALAYTPTALGVVPTGMANAFARELGIPLTYDAACDIAAAGATRTVDLARAGDRHFALMAGVGFDADVVAHVSLRLKRLIGPGAYVLAGLAGLPRFRPRKLRLSWDEGEMVTRALMVVAANTAQYTYHWRIAPAARPDDGLLDVVVFGCRRALDPAAHAVGALTRRHMRHPGVVTWRTRRLRVECESPLPLQIDGDVAGVTPIEMEILPGALKVLAPRARAHTSP is encoded by the coding sequence GTGCCCCGCTGCCGCGCTCTGCTCGTCGCCAACTCCGCTTCCGGCCTCGGCCGCACCGGGCGTCTGGCGTCCGCTATCGGGGCCGGGCTGAGCGCGCGCGGCGTCGAGGCCGAACTAGCGCTCTCGGGCACGCCCGTGAGCGCGGGCGAGGCCGCCGCGGCGGCGGTCGCCCGCGGCTGCGACCGGGTCGTCGTCGCCGGCGGCGACGGCACCATCAACTCGGTTGTCGGAGCCCTCGCCTACACCCCGACTGCCCTGGGAGTCGTCCCCACCGGCATGGCCAACGCGTTCGCCCGCGAGTTGGGCATACCGCTGACATATGACGCGGCGTGCGACATCGCCGCAGCCGGCGCGACGCGCACCGTTGATCTCGCGCGAGCAGGCGACCGCCACTTCGCTCTGATGGCGGGCGTCGGGTTCGATGCCGATGTCGTGGCCCACGTCAGTCTCCGCCTCAAGCGCCTGATCGGGCCCGGGGCATACGTCCTTGCGGGCCTGGCCGGGCTGCCTCGCTTCCGTCCCAGGAAACTGAGGCTGTCCTGGGACGAGGGCGAGATGGTGACGCGCGCGCTGATGGTCGTGGCGGCGAACACGGCGCAGTACACATATCACTGGCGGATCGCCCCGGCGGCCAGGCCGGACGATGGCCTCCTCGACGTCGTCGTGTTCGGCTGCCGCCGCGCGCTTGATCCGGCGGCGCACGCGGTCGGCGCGCTGACCCGGCGCCACATGAGGCACCCGGGCGTCGTGACGTGGCGCACGCGCAGACTGCGGGTCGAGTGCGAATCGCCGCTCCCCCTTCAGATAGACGGCGACGTCGCAGGCGTCACGCCGATCGAGATGGAAATCCTGCCCGGCGCGCTGAAGGTGCTCGCACCGCGAGCGCGCGCCCACACAAGCCCATGA
- a CDS encoding ABC transporter ATP-binding protein, translated as MASVVEVRGLTKVYRSFLGGTGVRALNDLTLDVNEGETFGIVGPNGSGKTTCLKLLLGLIYPTAGNAKLFGYNVGDGRGKRLIGYMPEAPYFYDHLTGEQLLRYMAQFFGLKAAEQKARVDDLLNLVGMTERRDMLLRHYSRGMLQRIGLAQALLNDPQLLILDEPTSGLDPVGAYQIRSLIVELNRRGKTILLCSHLLNEVEAVCDRVGVLYRGNLKACGTLDELLPPPSEVVLVVAGLEAPAVARIEELGAACAPTDGMVRITAPPDKSQQLLELVQRDGGTLHEMQRPRMTLEQVFMDMVREEAE; from the coding sequence GTGGCATCGGTAGTCGAAGTGCGCGGGCTGACGAAGGTCTATCGCTCCTTCCTCGGGGGCACGGGCGTGCGCGCCCTCAACGATCTCACGCTTGACGTCAACGAGGGTGAGACGTTCGGTATCGTGGGGCCCAACGGGTCAGGCAAGACGACGTGCCTCAAACTACTGCTGGGGCTGATCTACCCGACGGCGGGGAACGCCAAGCTGTTCGGCTACAACGTGGGCGACGGGCGTGGGAAGCGCCTCATCGGGTATATGCCGGAGGCGCCCTATTTCTACGACCACCTGACGGGCGAGCAGCTCCTGCGCTACATGGCGCAGTTCTTCGGCCTCAAGGCCGCGGAGCAGAAGGCGCGCGTTGACGACCTGCTCAATCTGGTGGGCATGACGGAGCGGCGCGATATGTTGCTGCGGCACTACTCGCGCGGCATGCTCCAGCGCATTGGCCTGGCCCAGGCGCTGCTCAACGATCCCCAATTGCTCATTCTGGACGAGCCGACCTCGGGCCTCGACCCGGTCGGGGCGTACCAGATCCGCAGCCTGATCGTGGAGTTGAATCGGCGCGGCAAGACGATCCTGTTGTGCAGCCACCTGCTCAACGAGGTGGAGGCGGTGTGCGACCGCGTCGGGGTGCTCTACCGGGGCAACCTCAAGGCATGCGGCACGCTGGACGAACTCCTGCCGCCGCCCTCCGAGGTGGTGCTCGTCGTTGCGGGCCTGGAGGCGCCGGCGGTGGCGAGGATCGAGGAACTGGGCGCGGCATGCGCGCCCACCGACGGCATGGTGCGGATTACCGCGCCGCCGGACAAATCCCAACAGCTGCTGGAACTGGTGCAGCGCGACGGGGGCACGCTGCACGAGATGCAGCGCCCGCGCATGACGCTCGAGCAAGTATTCATGGACATGGTGCGAGAGGAGGCGGAATAA
- a CDS encoding ABC transporter permease subunit, whose amino-acid sequence MRSIFVIARNTVSEALSRIILQVILVFAIMFLVIGFFFTYMTPGEEDKMLKDLGLTVITVFGLLIAIFMGMSLVQPEVERRTIYALLAKPVRRIEFLLGKYLGALVVLALCLLIMGAVLVVALYLKQQIWSPQLFIALIGTFLSLMIMTALVLMISTFASSLMAVVSGFLFWSVGYGQIYIKQLAEHADNPVSQWALLAMNVILPNFMRLDQRLAVVDGIPISTVVIGLMAGYAVLYTVVVIAIAAVLFYEREM is encoded by the coding sequence ATGCGCAGCATCTTCGTCATCGCCCGAAACACCGTCTCCGAGGCGCTCAGCCGCATCATACTCCAGGTCATCTTGGTCTTTGCGATCATGTTCCTGGTCATCGGCTTCTTCTTCACCTACATGACGCCGGGTGAAGAGGACAAGATGCTCAAGGACCTCGGCCTGACGGTCATCACCGTGTTCGGCCTGCTGATCGCCATATTCATGGGCATGAGCCTGGTGCAGCCCGAGGTGGAGCGGCGCACGATCTACGCGCTGCTCGCGAAGCCGGTGCGGCGCATCGAGTTCCTGTTGGGCAAGTATCTTGGGGCGCTTGTGGTACTGGCCCTGTGCCTGCTCATTATGGGCGCCGTTCTCGTCGTCGCTCTGTACCTCAAGCAGCAGATATGGAGCCCCCAGTTGTTCATCGCCCTGATCGGCACGTTCCTGTCGCTCATGATCATGACCGCACTCGTGCTCATGATCAGCACCTTCGCGTCATCGTTGATGGCGGTCGTCTCCGGGTTCCTGTTCTGGTCGGTCGGGTACGGTCAGATCTACATAAAGCAGCTTGCCGAGCACGCCGACAACCCCGTATCCCAGTGGGCGCTGCTGGCGATGAACGTGATCCTGCCGAACTTCATGCGTCTCGACCAGCGTCTCGCCGTGGTGGACGGCATACCGATCTCGACGGTAGTCATCGGCTTGATGGCTGGATATGCGGTGCTCTACACGGTCGTCGTCATCGCCATCGCCGCGGTTCTGTTCTACGAACGAGAGATGTAG
- the rnhC gene encoding ribonuclease HIII translates to MRQRHHHSSAAPNRLPEIRGARIGTDEAGKGDYFGYLVIAAVYLEPDQDDSLREMGVRDSKRMSDSVVRRVAGTLKAQVAHDVVRISPSRYNELYAKLRNLNRLLAWGHARAIENLLERASAPLVVSDQFGDEQWLREALMRKGRQVTLVQAPRAEQDSAVAAASILARSVFLETLEALSAEVKVSLPKGSTHVIETARDLWRRGGEDLLGQVAKLHFRVTKSLRQVPMGD, encoded by the coding sequence ATGAGGCAACGCCACCACCACAGCTCCGCTGCGCCGAACCGGCTGCCCGAGATTCGCGGCGCGCGTATCGGGACCGACGAGGCGGGCAAGGGCGATTACTTCGGGTACCTTGTCATCGCCGCCGTCTATCTTGAGCCGGACCAGGATGATTCACTGCGTGAAATGGGCGTTCGCGATTCCAAGCGTATGTCCGACAGCGTCGTCCGGCGCGTCGCGGGGACGTTGAAGGCCCAGGTCGCGCACGACGTCGTGCGCATTTCACCGAGTCGCTATAATGAGCTCTACGCGAAGTTGCGCAACCTCAATCGCCTGCTCGCGTGGGGCCACGCGCGGGCCATCGAGAACCTGCTCGAGCGCGCTTCTGCGCCCCTGGTCGTGTCGGACCAGTTCGGCGACGAGCAATGGCTCCGCGAAGCGCTGATGCGCAAGGGGCGGCAGGTGACCCTGGTCCAGGCCCCGCGCGCGGAGCAGGACTCGGCCGTCGCGGCGGCCTCGATCCTGGCACGGTCGGTGTTCCTCGAGACCCTGGAGGCGCTCTCGGCCGAGGTCAAGGTCTCGCTGCCCAAGGGATCAACGCACGTCATCGAGACCGCGAGGGATCTGTGGCGCCGAGGCGGCGAAGACCTGCTCGGGCAGGTGGCCAAGCTGCATTTCCGCGTCACGAAGAGCCTCCGCCAGGTCCCGATGGGAGACTAG
- the topA gene encoding type I DNA topoisomerase, whose amino-acid sequence MGKPIIIVESPAKTRTLSTFVGSGYEIAASMGHVRDLPPKKLGVDVEKDFAPEYELLADRKSTLSQLRSKVKAADEVYLASDPDREGEAIAWHLTQALKIANPKRIEFNEITRRAVQRALEHPREIDMRRVNAQQARRVLDRLVGYKLSPLLMRKLRRRALSAGRVQSVAVKLVCDREREIEAFDAQEYWDIFAHLTPAGEEEPFRAKLVQIDGAKAAVGDAERAAEVCADARGQEYRVARVKRSERKRGPLPPFITSTLQQDAFNRLGMSARRTMVVAQQLYEGLELGAQGSVGLITYMRTDSTRVAAEAQAEAREHVAAELGPDYVPERPRHFAARKGAQEAHEAIRPTSVALDPDAVAQYLNRDQLRLYRLIWSRFVASQMADATLDVMVVDAAGGPYLFRVTGQAVTFPGFMRVYSPTKKIQEEEQIKLPALQEGQALRLLDIETTQKFTQPPPRYTEASLVRALEAKGIGRPSTYAPILATIRERGYIYLDAKHLRPTDLGCVITDQLSEHFPRIMDVEFTARVEEQLDRVEQGEEDWVALLRTFYGPFEESLEQAEEKMGPVRMPVRETEEKCPECGKPLVIRTGKRGPFLHCSGFPACRYSVSLGDDEKPRPAAQPTDQVCAECGRPMLLRTGRRGQFLGCSGYPECKHTRPLDEQGEPDAPQTPCPECGRPLVLRRSRRGPFLGCTGYPECKHTERPPRAPREEPIPTGESCELCGEPMVTRKGRRGAFAGCSAYPKCRNTRPLEEGELREPESVTQAEPEGS is encoded by the coding sequence ATGGGAAAGCCAATCATAATCGTCGAGTCGCCGGCGAAGACGCGCACGTTGAGCACCTTTGTGGGGTCCGGTTATGAAATAGCCGCCTCCATGGGCCACGTGCGCGACCTCCCGCCGAAGAAGCTCGGGGTGGATGTCGAGAAGGATTTCGCCCCCGAATATGAACTCCTCGCGGATCGCAAGTCCACCCTGAGCCAGCTTCGGAGCAAGGTCAAGGCCGCCGATGAGGTCTACCTCGCCTCCGACCCCGATCGTGAAGGTGAGGCCATCGCGTGGCATCTGACGCAGGCCCTGAAGATCGCCAATCCCAAGCGCATCGAGTTCAACGAGATCACCCGCCGCGCGGTGCAGCGGGCATTGGAGCATCCGCGCGAGATTGACATGCGGCGGGTCAACGCGCAGCAGGCGCGGCGCGTCCTGGATCGGCTGGTCGGATACAAGCTCAGTCCGCTGCTGATGCGCAAGCTGCGCCGCCGGGCTCTCAGCGCGGGGCGCGTGCAATCCGTGGCGGTCAAGCTGGTCTGTGACCGCGAGCGCGAGATCGAGGCGTTCGACGCACAGGAGTACTGGGATATCTTCGCCCACTTGACCCCGGCGGGCGAGGAGGAGCCGTTTCGCGCGAAACTGGTGCAGATTGACGGCGCCAAGGCCGCGGTCGGCGACGCCGAACGGGCGGCGGAAGTCTGCGCTGATGCCCGCGGGCAAGAGTACCGCGTCGCGCGCGTGAAGCGGTCGGAGAGGAAGCGCGGCCCGCTGCCGCCCTTCATCACCTCGACGCTGCAGCAAGATGCGTTCAACCGGCTCGGCATGTCGGCGCGGCGCACGATGGTCGTCGCGCAACAGCTCTATGAGGGATTGGAACTCGGCGCTCAAGGCTCGGTGGGATTGATAACGTACATGCGCACGGACTCGACGCGCGTCGCGGCGGAGGCCCAGGCGGAGGCGCGCGAACACGTCGCGGCGGAGCTTGGCCCCGATTACGTCCCCGAGCGGCCGCGCCACTTCGCCGCCCGCAAGGGCGCGCAGGAGGCTCACGAGGCCATTCGACCGACGTCCGTCGCGCTCGACCCCGACGCGGTGGCGCAGTACCTCAACCGCGATCAACTCCGCCTCTACCGGCTGATATGGTCGCGATTCGTGGCGAGTCAGATGGCCGATGCGACTCTGGATGTCATGGTCGTCGACGCCGCCGGGGGGCCGTATCTGTTCCGCGTCACCGGGCAGGCGGTGACTTTCCCCGGCTTCATGCGCGTCTATTCGCCGACGAAGAAGATCCAGGAAGAGGAACAGATCAAGCTGCCGGCACTCCAGGAGGGGCAAGCGTTGCGCTTGCTCGACATTGAGACGACGCAGAAGTTCACGCAGCCGCCCCCGCGCTACACCGAGGCAAGCCTGGTGCGAGCGCTGGAGGCCAAGGGCATCGGCAGGCCGAGCACCTACGCGCCGATTCTCGCCACCATTCGCGAGCGGGGCTACATCTATCTCGATGCGAAGCATCTGCGCCCGACGGACTTGGGATGCGTAATCACCGACCAGTTGTCGGAGCACTTTCCCCGTATCATGGACGTGGAGTTCACGGCGCGTGTCGAGGAGCAGCTCGACCGCGTCGAGCAGGGCGAGGAGGACTGGGTCGCGCTGCTGCGGACGTTTTACGGCCCGTTCGAGGAATCGCTGGAACAGGCCGAGGAGAAGATGGGCCCGGTGCGCATGCCGGTGCGGGAAACAGAGGAGAAATGCCCGGAGTGCGGAAAGCCACTAGTAATCCGCACCGGCAAGCGCGGGCCGTTTCTCCATTGCAGCGGCTTTCCCGCGTGCCGTTACTCGGTATCGCTCGGGGATGATGAGAAACCCCGGCCTGCCGCGCAGCCGACGGATCAGGTCTGCGCTGAGTGCGGGCGCCCCATGCTGTTGCGCACGGGGCGGCGTGGGCAATTTCTGGGCTGTTCCGGATATCCGGAGTGCAAGCACACGCGGCCGCTCGACGAGCAGGGCGAGCCTGACGCGCCGCAGACACCGTGCCCGGAGTGCGGCCGGCCGCTGGTGCTGCGGCGCAGCCGCAGGGGGCCGTTCCTGGGTTGCACGGGGTATCCGGAATGCAAGCACACGGAACGGCCGCCGCGCGCGCCGCGGGAAGAGCCGATTCCGACCGGCGAGAGCTGTGAACTCTGCGGCGAACCGATGGTCACGCGCAAAGGACGGCGCGGGGCCTTTGCGGGGTGCTCGGCGTACCCGAAATGCCGAAACACTCGTCCCCTCGAAGAAGGGGAACTGCGGGAGCCTGAGTCGGTGACGCAGGCCGAACCCGAGGGCTCCTGA